One Roseomonas gilardii subsp. gilardii genomic region harbors:
- a CDS encoding ABC transporter ATP-binding protein/permease, whose translation MRDTRGALRDAWALARPFWFSEERWSARGLLAVVILLNLALVGMNVILTFWNRAFYNSLQDKNWEAFSQLLFLGRHDPDEGYLPGFCVVAALFILVAVFQLYLRQLLQIRWRRWMTGRITGDWLRDRAYYRIALTDTGTDNPDQRISEDINNFVSQNLSLGLGLMNSVVTLLSFIAVLWNLSDPVNVLELPIPGYLVWVALLYSALGTWLTHLVGRRLIPVNFQQQRLEADFRYSLIRVRENAEGIALHHGEAGEERSLAGRFAAVVANWRALMTVTKRLTFFTSAFGQLAVIFPFIVAAPAFFAGRIPLGALTQTSSVFGQVQGAMSWFVDSYGLLADWRATVQRLAGFRQAIAMSEARSGEGPKLAPASGNHFAARDVELQLPNGRVLVGDADLSLAPGEAVVVTGASGSGKSTLFRALSGIWPFGRGRVEIPEGARVLFLPQRPYIPLGTLRHAVCYPMAESDFSEDQVLDALNSAGLEGFVPHLDESDTWERRLSGGEQQRLALARAFLQKPDWLFLDEATANLDPESEELLYARLREKLPATGIVSIAHRPAVARFHDRGLRIGGGKLAPVATAGT comes from the coding sequence ATGCGTGACACGCGCGGTGCCCTCAGGGACGCCTGGGCCCTGGCCCGCCCCTTCTGGTTCAGCGAGGAACGCTGGTCCGCCCGGGGCCTCCTGGCGGTGGTGATCCTGCTGAACCTCGCTCTGGTGGGGATGAACGTGATCCTCACCTTCTGGAACCGTGCCTTCTACAACTCCCTGCAGGACAAGAACTGGGAGGCCTTCTCGCAGCTCCTCTTCCTGGGCCGGCACGATCCGGACGAAGGCTATCTTCCGGGCTTCTGCGTGGTGGCGGCGCTGTTCATCCTGGTGGCGGTGTTCCAGCTCTATCTGCGGCAGTTGCTGCAGATCCGCTGGCGGCGCTGGATGACTGGCCGCATCACCGGCGACTGGCTGCGGGACCGGGCCTATTACCGCATCGCGCTGACCGACACGGGCACAGACAATCCGGACCAGCGCATCTCCGAGGACATCAACAACTTCGTCAGCCAGAACCTGTCGCTGGGCCTCGGGCTGATGAATTCGGTGGTGACGCTGCTTTCCTTCATCGCCGTGCTCTGGAACCTGTCCGATCCGGTGAACGTGCTGGAACTGCCGATCCCCGGCTATCTCGTCTGGGTGGCCCTGCTCTATTCGGCGCTCGGCACCTGGCTGACGCACTTGGTCGGCCGCAGGCTGATCCCCGTGAACTTCCAGCAGCAGAGGCTGGAGGCGGATTTCCGCTACTCGCTGATCCGGGTGCGCGAGAATGCCGAGGGCATCGCCCTGCACCATGGCGAGGCAGGCGAGGAACGCAGCCTGGCAGGGCGCTTCGCCGCGGTGGTGGCGAACTGGCGCGCGCTGATGACGGTGACGAAGCGGCTGACCTTCTTCACTTCGGCCTTTGGGCAACTCGCGGTCATCTTCCCCTTCATCGTCGCCGCGCCGGCCTTCTTCGCCGGCCGCATCCCGCTCGGCGCCCTGACCCAGACCTCCTCCGTCTTCGGCCAGGTGCAGGGCGCGATGTCCTGGTTCGTGGACAGCTACGGATTGCTGGCCGACTGGCGCGCGACGGTGCAGCGTCTCGCAGGCTTCCGCCAGGCCATCGCGATGTCGGAGGCACGCTCCGGTGAAGGGCCGAAACTCGCCCCCGCCAGCGGCAACCATTTCGCGGCGCGGGATGTCGAACTGCAGCTTCCCAATGGCCGCGTGCTGGTGGGCGATGCCGACCTGTCCCTGGCGCCGGGCGAGGCGGTGGTGGTCACCGGCGCCTCGGGCAGCGGCAAGTCCACGCTGTTCCGGGCGCTGTCAGGCATCTGGCCCTTCGGCCGCGGCCGGGTGGAGATCCCGGAGGGCGCGCGCGTGCTCTTCCTGCCGCAGCGGCCCTATATCCCGCTTGGCACGCTGCGCCACGCGGTCTGCTATCCCATGGCGGAAAGCGATTTCAGCGAGGATCAGGTGCTGGACGCGCTGAACAGTGCCGGGCTGGAGGGCTTCGTCCCGCATCTGGATGAAAGCGATACCTGGGAGCGCCGGCTTTCGGGCGGCGAGCAGCAGCGTCTCGCCCTGGCCCGCGCCTTCCTGCAGAAACCCGACTGGCTCTTCCTCGACGAGGCGACGGCCAACCTCGATCCGGAATCGGAGGAACTGCTCTACGCGCGCCTGCGGGAGAAGCTGCCGGCGACCGGCATCGTTTCCATCGCCCATCGCCCGGCCGTGGCGCGCTTCCATGACCGCGGCCTGCGCATAGGCGGTGGCAAGCTCGCGCCGGTCGCGACGGCCGGGACCTGA
- the recQ gene encoding DNA helicase RecQ — protein MLGFLRDRLIDRGTGQEADGPRKVLSEVFGHKGFRGRQEEIVHHIVAGGSGLVLMPTGGGKSLCYQVPALCRPGLGVVVSPLIALMEDQVSALRQAGVAAAALHSEMEEGERGNLFRDLSRGALKLLYVSPERLNLESTLERLGRTELALFAIDEAHCVSQWGHHFRPDYRDLDVLARLFPEVPRIALTATADARTVEDIRERLSLTEDPVFRGGFDRPNIRIEAAPRESARRQILAFAREASDGRGAGIVYCATRKGAEQTAGWLRENGHDAISFHAGMEAADKRAAHKRFASGDAVVMAATVAFGMGIDRPDVRWVAHATLPASPESWYQEIGRAGRDGLPARALLLHGAEDIVWARHRLEESPASDEQKRIERERLNRMVAIAESATCRRRILLRCFGEDLERDCGNCDACLRPPSLRDGTVAAQKLLSAVVRTGSRFGLGHLVDVLRGEKTEKVLQFGHDQLPTFGVGRDVSPQNWRSIARQLVARGALDVAVENHGEYRPTEAARPILKGQEKVMLREEAILPRISARGGPRRREAPASSGDPVFEALRAWRRDEAQRQALPAYMIFSDRTLSEIAAQKPTDLDELATVPGVGASKLERYGEDVLDVLATCGRG, from the coding sequence ATGCTCGGATTTCTGCGTGACCGTCTGATTGACCGCGGGACCGGGCAGGAGGCCGATGGCCCCCGCAAGGTCCTGAGCGAGGTCTTCGGCCACAAGGGATTCCGCGGGCGCCAGGAGGAGATCGTCCACCACATCGTGGCGGGCGGCTCCGGCCTGGTGCTGATGCCGACGGGCGGCGGCAAGAGCCTGTGCTACCAGGTCCCCGCCCTTTGCCGCCCCGGCCTGGGCGTGGTGGTCTCGCCCTTGATCGCCCTGATGGAGGACCAGGTCTCGGCCCTCCGCCAGGCGGGCGTGGCCGCCGCCGCCCTGCATTCCGAGATGGAGGAGGGCGAGCGTGGCAACCTGTTCCGCGACCTGTCGCGGGGCGCGCTGAAGCTCCTCTACGTCTCACCCGAGCGGCTGAACCTCGAATCGACGCTGGAGCGGCTGGGCCGCACGGAGCTCGCCCTCTTCGCCATCGACGAGGCGCATTGCGTCAGCCAGTGGGGCCATCATTTCCGCCCCGACTACCGCGACCTCGACGTGCTGGCCCGCCTCTTCCCCGAGGTGCCGCGCATCGCGCTCACCGCCACCGCCGATGCGCGCACGGTGGAGGATATCCGCGAACGCCTGAGCCTGACGGAGGACCCTGTCTTCCGTGGCGGCTTCGACCGCCCCAACATCCGCATCGAGGCCGCGCCGCGCGAAAGCGCCCGCCGGCAGATCCTGGCCTTCGCGCGGGAAGCCTCCGACGGGCGTGGTGCCGGCATCGTCTATTGCGCCACGCGCAAGGGCGCCGAGCAGACCGCCGGCTGGCTGCGCGAGAACGGCCATGACGCCATCTCCTTCCATGCCGGGATGGAGGCCGCCGACAAGCGCGCCGCGCACAAGCGCTTCGCCAGCGGCGATGCGGTGGTGATGGCGGCGACCGTCGCCTTCGGCATGGGGATCGACCGCCCCGATGTGCGCTGGGTCGCCCATGCCACGCTGCCGGCCAGCCCGGAGAGCTGGTACCAGGAGATCGGCCGCGCCGGCCGCGACGGGCTGCCGGCCCGCGCCCTGCTGCTGCACGGGGCCGAGGACATCGTCTGGGCCCGCCACCGGCTGGAGGAGAGCCCGGCCTCCGACGAGCAGAAGCGCATCGAGCGCGAGCGCCTGAACCGCATGGTCGCCATCGCCGAGAGCGCGACCTGCCGCCGCCGCATCCTGCTGCGCTGCTTCGGCGAGGATCTGGAGCGGGATTGCGGCAATTGCGACGCCTGCCTGCGCCCACCCAGCCTGCGCGACGGGACCGTGGCGGCGCAGAAGCTGCTTTCGGCCGTGGTCCGAACGGGCAGCCGCTTCGGCCTGGGCCATCTGGTGGACGTGCTGCGTGGAGAGAAGACGGAGAAGGTCCTCCAGTTCGGCCATGACCAGCTTCCCACCTTCGGCGTCGGCCGCGATGTCTCGCCCCAGAACTGGCGCAGCATCGCGCGGCAGCTCGTGGCCCGGGGCGCGCTGGACGTGGCGGTGGAGAATCATGGCGAATACCGCCCGACCGAGGCCGCCCGCCCGATCCTGAAAGGGCAGGAAAAGGTGATGCTGCGGGAGGAGGCCATCCTGCCGCGCATCTCCGCCCGGGGCGGCCCACGCAGGCGCGAGGCGCCCGCCTCCTCCGGCGATCCAGTCTTCGAGGCGCTGCGCGCCTGGCGGCGGGATGAGGCGCAGCGGCAGGCGCTGCCCGCCTACATGATCTTCAGCGACCGCACCCTGAGCGAGATCGCGGCGCAGAAGCCCACCGATCTCGACGAACTGGCCACCGTCCCCGGCGTGGGGGCCAGCAAGCTGGAACGGTATGGCGAGGATGTGCTGGACGTGCTCGCGACCTGTGGGCGGGGGTGA
- a CDS encoding (2Fe-2S)-binding protein, with the protein MHRIELDAIAGPSSHGRDIRMYVCLCNGITDTQVKDAIASGASRCCEIYSKCGCKAQCGTCTRMILAMMRDQPGQAQARAAR; encoded by the coding sequence TTGCATCGAATCGAGCTGGATGCGATAGCGGGCCCGTCATCACACGGACGCGACATCCGCATGTATGTTTGCCTCTGCAACGGAATCACCGACACTCAGGTCAAGGATGCCATCGCGTCCGGCGCCAGCCGCTGCTGCGAGATTTATTCCAAATGCGGCTGCAAGGCACAGTGCGGCACCTGTACCCGTATGATTTTGGCCATGATGCGGGATCAGCCGGGACAGGCTCAGGCACGCGCCGCGCGCTGA
- a CDS encoding OmpA family protein, whose protein sequence is MRRFFLLASLAALPLLAACASPKMGAPQARVVFFQRDDAMLDDAAKGLIAEAADIANRYPETRVTVLGFANPEPTPVAGGNRELSQLRAQAVAAQLRADKVDGSRITVLPLGAIPYEATPVESRRVEIKIGN, encoded by the coding sequence ATGCGCCGGTTTTTCCTGCTTGCCTCCCTCGCGGCCCTGCCCCTGCTGGCGGCCTGCGCCAGCCCGAAGATGGGCGCGCCCCAGGCCCGCGTCGTCTTCTTCCAGCGCGACGACGCGATGCTCGACGACGCGGCCAAGGGCCTGATCGCCGAGGCGGCCGACATCGCCAATCGCTATCCCGAGACCAGGGTCACCGTCCTGGGCTTCGCCAATCCCGAGCCGACCCCCGTGGCCGGCGGCAACCGGGAGCTGAGCCAGCTCCGCGCCCAGGCCGTGGCGGCGCAGCTTCGCGCGGACAAGGTGGACGGGTCGCGCATCACCGTTCTGCCGCTTGGCGCCATCCCCTATGAAGCCACCCCCGTCGAGAGCCGCCGGGTGGAGATCAAGATCGGAAACTGA
- the cydD gene encoding thiol reductant ABC exporter subunit CydD: MSSSKADNAAARRLLSRVAREDRPRLLRSTGLGLAAAICGIAQAWFIATLLATLLGFPGAVAGSGWTAFAAAAVLLLLQTGLGMAQERAQHAAGAAARARLRQQALARLLELGPADERPAGERAALVVDRVEALDGYFARWLPAAMLALLVPAAIALAAGLMDPVGGLILAAGGLLVPVSMALTGIGAAIQSRRQFDALQRLSGRFLDRVRGLPTLVLFNRQDDEAKALGQAADELRQRTMRVLRVAFLGSAGLELIAAAVLGCLAWRHAALVTGGHPSPVSALFVLLLVPAFFAPLRAFSAAYHERMSAAGAAAELAPLLDAPEREGLLLEEVPPSVVLTFENVSLRYDPARPVALDGVTFRVMPGETLVLSGPSGAGKSSVLRLLLGFRRPDSGRIALNGRDALALRPEELRRLSAYVPQRPHLFRDTIRENIRLARPEADDAAVEAAAREARVTDFTADLPNGLDTLVGEGGWGLSGGQAQRVALARAFLRDRPLVLLDEPTAHLDPGTEAEVLDGLRRLCAGRTAVIASHSPLLRQRFPARVLTLEDGRVAGQARRGKEAGHVA, translated from the coding sequence ATGTCTTCCTCAAAGGCGGATAACGCGGCGGCCCGGCGGCTCCTGTCCCGTGTCGCGCGCGAGGATCGTCCGCGCCTCCTCCGCTCCACCGGCCTCGGTCTCGCCGCCGCCATCTGTGGCATCGCCCAGGCCTGGTTCATCGCCACCCTGCTCGCCACCCTGCTTGGCTTTCCGGGTGCGGTGGCCGGGTCCGGCTGGACCGCCTTCGCCGCCGCCGCCGTGCTCCTGCTGCTGCAGACCGGGCTCGGCATGGCGCAGGAACGCGCCCAGCACGCCGCCGGCGCCGCTGCCCGCGCCCGGCTGCGGCAACAGGCCCTGGCCCGCCTCCTGGAACTCGGCCCGGCGGATGAGCGCCCCGCCGGGGAGCGTGCCGCGCTGGTGGTGGACCGGGTCGAGGCGCTGGACGGCTATTTCGCCCGCTGGCTGCCCGCTGCCATGCTGGCCCTGCTGGTGCCGGCGGCCATCGCCCTGGCGGCGGGGCTGATGGACCCGGTGGGCGGGCTGATCCTGGCCGCCGGCGGGCTGCTCGTGCCCGTCTCCATGGCCCTGACCGGCATCGGCGCCGCCATCCAGAGCCGCCGGCAGTTCGACGCCCTGCAACGCCTTTCCGGCCGCTTCCTGGACCGGGTGAGGGGCCTGCCCACCCTGGTCCTGTTCAACCGCCAGGATGACGAGGCGAAGGCGCTGGGACAGGCCGCCGACGAGTTGCGGCAGCGGACGATGCGGGTGCTGCGCGTGGCCTTCCTCGGCTCCGCCGGGCTGGAACTGATCGCCGCGGCAGTGCTGGGCTGCCTCGCCTGGCGCCATGCCGCGCTGGTCACCGGTGGCCATCCCTCGCCGGTCTCGGCGCTCTTCGTGCTGCTGCTGGTGCCCGCCTTCTTCGCGCCACTGCGCGCCTTCTCCGCCGCCTATCACGAGCGCATGTCCGCCGCCGGGGCTGCCGCCGAGCTGGCGCCGCTGCTCGATGCGCCGGAACGGGAAGGGCTGCTGCTGGAGGAGGTGCCGCCCTCCGTGGTGCTGACCTTCGAGAATGTCTCGCTCCGCTACGACCCGGCGCGCCCCGTCGCGCTGGACGGCGTCACCTTCCGCGTGATGCCGGGCGAGACGCTGGTGCTGTCGGGGCCTTCCGGCGCCGGGAAATCCTCCGTGCTGCGCCTGCTGCTGGGCTTCCGCCGGCCGGATTCCGGGCGCATCGCCCTCAACGGGCGCGATGCCCTGGCCCTGCGGCCGGAGGAGCTGCGCCGCCTCTCCGCCTATGTCCCGCAGCGCCCGCATCTGTTCCGCGACACGATCCGCGAGAACATCCGCCTCGCCAGGCCGGAGGCCGATGACGCGGCGGTGGAGGCGGCGGCGCGGGAGGCGCGGGTGACGGATTTCACCGCGGATCTGCCCAACGGCCTCGACACGCTGGTGGGCGAGGGGGGCTGGGGGCTTTCCGGCGGGCAGGCGCAGCGTGTGGCGCTGGCCCGCGCCTTCCTGCGCGACCGGCCCCTGGTCCTGCTGGACGAGCCGACGGCCCATCTCGACCCCGGCACCGAGGCGGAGGTCCTTGACGGGCTCCGCCGCCTCTGCGCCGGGCGGACGGCGGTGATCGCCAGCCATTCGCCGCTGCTGCGCCAGCGTTTCCCCGCCCGGGTGCTGACCCTGGAGGATGGGCGCGTGGCCGGGCAGGCGCGCCGTGGCAAGGAGGCCGGCCATGTGGCGTGA
- the bfr gene encoding bacterioferritin yields MSAYGDPKVIEHLNTQLTNELTAINQYFLHARMLNHWGVTKLGKHEYKESIEEMQHADDLIHRILFLDGLPNVQRLNQVLIGQTVKEILECDEKLEAKAINDLREGIAYCESVRDFISRDLLVKILADEEHHADFLHAQFTLIEKIGEERYTMLNSDAAPEQGQDDGH; encoded by the coding sequence ATGTCCGCTTACGGCGACCCCAAGGTCATCGAGCACCTGAACACCCAGCTCACCAACGAGCTGACGGCGATCAACCAGTACTTCCTGCACGCCCGCATGCTGAACCATTGGGGCGTCACCAAGCTCGGCAAGCACGAGTACAAGGAATCGATCGAGGAGATGCAGCATGCGGATGATCTCATCCACCGCATCCTGTTCCTTGACGGCCTGCCGAACGTGCAGCGCCTGAACCAGGTCCTGATCGGCCAGACCGTGAAGGAGATCCTGGAATGCGACGAGAAGCTGGAAGCGAAGGCGATCAACGATCTCCGCGAGGGCATCGCCTATTGCGAGAGCGTGCGCGACTTCATCTCGCGTGACCTGCTGGTGAAGATCCTCGCCGACGAGGAGCACCATGCGGACTTCCTGCATGCGCAGTTCACGCTGATCGAGAAGATCGGCGAGGAGCGCTACACGATGCTCAACAGCGACGCGGCGCCGGAACAGGGCCAGGACGACGGCCACTGA
- a CDS encoding polysaccharide deacetylase family protein produces the protein MLRQHGRYDYHPWSERPRWTWPDGGHLAVYLGVNLEHFAFGEGLGAELAPGGPQPDVLNHAWRDYGNRVGAWRLLELLDELGAPCTVLANSAMYGYAPQLMAAHRARGDEIAGHGHSNSERQSVLPEEAERELIAEATAVLTRHEGRAPRGWLSPWIAESVATPDLLAEAGYRYTLNWCSDDQPVWHRTRSGPLLAIPYPQEVNDIPAIVARKDGAEQFAAMIVADFDERLRQVRDGRAQVMGIALHPYIVGQPYRLAALRRALAHVLAPRAGVWVCTAGAIHDHVAGLPAGTCPGG, from the coding sequence ATGCTGCGACAGCATGGCCGCTACGACTACCACCCCTGGTCGGAACGTCCACGCTGGACCTGGCCGGATGGCGGCCACCTCGCGGTCTATCTCGGCGTGAACCTGGAGCACTTCGCCTTCGGCGAGGGGCTGGGCGCGGAACTGGCCCCCGGCGGCCCGCAGCCGGATGTGCTGAACCATGCCTGGCGCGACTATGGCAACCGGGTGGGGGCCTGGAGGCTGCTGGAACTGCTGGACGAACTGGGCGCCCCCTGCACCGTCCTGGCCAACAGCGCCATGTACGGATACGCGCCGCAGCTCATGGCGGCGCACCGGGCGCGCGGGGACGAGATCGCCGGCCATGGCCACAGCAACAGCGAGCGGCAGAGCGTGCTGCCCGAGGAGGCCGAGCGGGAACTGATCGCCGAGGCGACCGCGGTGCTGACGCGGCATGAGGGCCGGGCGCCGCGAGGCTGGCTCTCGCCCTGGATCGCGGAGAGCGTGGCCACGCCGGACCTGCTGGCGGAGGCGGGCTACCGCTACACGCTGAACTGGTGCAGCGACGACCAGCCCGTCTGGCACCGCACCCGCTCCGGCCCGCTCCTCGCCATCCCCTATCCGCAGGAGGTCAACGACATCCCCGCCATCGTGGCGCGCAAGGACGGGGCGGAGCAGTTCGCCGCGATGATCGTGGCGGATTTCGACGAGCGGCTGCGGCAGGTGCGGGACGGCCGGGCGCAGGTGATGGGGATCGCCCTGCACCCCTATATCGTCGGGCAGCCTTATCGCCTGGCGGCGCTGCGCCGGGCGCTGGCCCATGTGCTGGCGCCGCGAGCCGGGGTCTGGGTCTGCACCGCCGGGGCGATCCATGACCATGTCGCCGGCCTGCCGGCCGGGACGTGCCCAGGCGGTTGA
- the cydC gene encoding thiol reductant ABC exporter subunit CydC: MWRDLSRILGLWRAHRAGLVLGALVACLAALSGVALLSLAGHGVSQGLRHGAMAAAAGALLLLRPLILLRPVLRWMERMTTHAATFRALADTRVWFFRRLAERLPAGIGLRRAGDLLGRLVSDVEALDGLYLRAMAPMAAAAATVLAIAVLLGWASPGLMAVVALPLALALLLPPLLAPLAARRSAAVAEARGALRARAVEPLLGLEDVLSNNGEARAGARLAEAGHAQSLAEGYASHIGTLGGAAGALLAQAALLGALAWGLAGGAGAAALAVPALFLALAAAESLAALPRAGIALAGAGAAARRLLEAADAPVPAPDPAVPAPLPPGHAIRMRDIRFAWDADREPVLDGFSLEIPEGARVVLLGPSGAGKSTVAALLLGLARPQSGSITLGGVEIASLAAHDLRRRVTCLTQDARLFDDTIAANLRLARPEADEAELWQALDRARIGDLVRALPLGLETRCGEAGARFSGGQARRLALARALLSPAPVLILDEPAAGLDVSAERAFLETLDEATAGRTVLLITHRLTGAEHPTRVLRLAGGRAFHAAG; the protein is encoded by the coding sequence ATGTGGCGTGATCTGTCCCGCATCCTCGGCCTCTGGCGGGCGCACCGGGCCGGGCTGGTGCTCGGCGCGCTGGTCGCCTGCCTTGCCGCCCTGTCCGGCGTGGCGCTGCTGTCCCTGGCCGGGCATGGCGTGTCGCAGGGCCTGCGCCACGGCGCCATGGCCGCCGCCGCGGGCGCGCTGCTGCTGCTGCGGCCGCTGATCCTTCTGCGCCCGGTGCTGCGCTGGATGGAGCGCATGACCACCCATGCCGCGACCTTCCGCGCCCTGGCCGATACCCGGGTCTGGTTCTTCCGCCGGCTGGCCGAGCGCCTGCCGGCCGGGATCGGGCTGCGCCGCGCCGGAGACCTGCTGGGGCGGCTGGTTTCCGATGTCGAGGCGCTGGACGGACTCTACCTGCGCGCCATGGCGCCGATGGCGGCGGCCGCGGCCACGGTGCTGGCCATCGCCGTGCTGCTGGGCTGGGCCTCGCCCGGGCTGATGGCTGTGGTGGCGCTGCCGCTGGCCCTGGCCCTGCTGCTGCCGCCGCTGCTCGCCCCCCTGGCCGCACGCCGTTCCGCCGCCGTGGCCGAGGCACGCGGCGCCCTCCGCGCCCGCGCCGTGGAGCCGCTGCTGGGGCTGGAGGACGTGCTGTCCAACAATGGCGAGGCCCGGGCCGGCGCGCGGCTGGCCGAGGCCGGCCATGCCCAGTCCCTGGCCGAGGGCTACGCCTCCCACATCGGCACGCTGGGCGGGGCCGCCGGGGCGCTGCTGGCCCAGGCCGCGCTGCTCGGCGCCCTGGCCTGGGGCTTGGCCGGCGGCGCGGGTGCCGCGGCGCTGGCGGTGCCCGCGTTGTTCCTCGCTCTCGCCGCCGCCGAGAGCCTCGCCGCGCTGCCCCGCGCCGGGATCGCGCTGGCCGGTGCCGGTGCCGCCGCGCGCCGCCTGCTAGAGGCCGCCGACGCCCCGGTTCCGGCCCCCGACCCGGCCGTGCCGGCGCCCCTGCCGCCGGGCCATGCCATCCGCATGCGCGACATCCGCTTCGCCTGGGATGCGGACCGGGAGCCGGTGCTGGACGGCTTCTCGCTGGAGATCCCGGAAGGGGCGCGGGTGGTGCTGCTCGGCCCCTCCGGCGCCGGCAAGTCCACCGTGGCCGCGCTGCTGCTGGGCCTCGCCCGTCCGCAATCCGGCAGCATCACCCTGGGCGGCGTGGAGATCGCGAGCCTCGCCGCCCATGACCTGCGCCGCCGTGTCACATGCCTGACCCAGGATGCCCGGCTCTTCGACGACACGATCGCCGCCAACCTCCGCCTCGCCCGGCCGGAAGCGGACGAGGCGGAACTCTGGCAGGCGCTGGACCGCGCGCGGATCGGCGATCTGGTCCGCGCCCTGCCGCTGGGGCTGGAGACACGCTGCGGCGAGGCGGGGGCGCGCTTTTCCGGCGGGCAGGCACGGCGCCTGGCCCTGGCACGGGCGCTGCTGTCCCCGGCGCCGGTGCTGATCCTGGACGAACCCGCGGCGGGACTCGATGTCAGCGCCGAGCGCGCCTTCCTGGAGACTCTGGACGAGGCCACCGCCGGGCGCACGGTCCTGCTGATCACGCATCGCCTGACCGGGGCGGAACACCCGACGCGGGTGCTGCGCCTGGCCGGTGGCCGGGCCTTCCATGCGGCGGGCTGA
- a CDS encoding tetratricopeptide repeat-containing serine protease family protein: MLRCLLLLSSVALLGLADPAEAAAPDRLGNLTADALASGCHRPPSRLVARPRVAEATLRQQARDRDPEAMYSLAQILLESRDEDETAAEALYYLEQAALAGHLHAAAEAGSAHASGYGTERDEARAVAWWRYGASRGQLRAQGCLMVAALLGRGMEADPVEAARWAILRESQHRGPFVIQPGLAAFERQLSPESFTRARQWAARPVEVAPVPSLMPKPARSRPAKLAAGEEFAPDIGREESALPSRPAYRYAVAQTAAEDRIRKTGSGFAVAPHLIVTNWHVVNGCRQVSVQAGLAELAGAKLRGRNEELDLALVDVPGLNRPSLAIATDVRPGTPVAAMGFPGMNVKTREPTVTGGNVSAIGVGENDGWIQYTSPTQPGNSGGALLDMSGRVVGMPVGQADAILSLLRNGTLPQNVNLAIAPRLLRRFLRDYDLPLTEASAFADAASQPRNLADLMEETGRSVVRVLCYGDPPKAPRSRTARAATPSPTPVHPWQAPQPRTRMTSDEARRE; this comes from the coding sequence ATGCTTCGCTGTCTCCTTCTGCTGTCCAGTGTCGCGCTCCTGGGCTTGGCTGACCCTGCGGAGGCGGCGGCACCGGATCGGCTTGGGAACCTGACGGCGGATGCGCTGGCCTCCGGCTGTCACCGCCCGCCATCCCGCCTCGTGGCGCGCCCGCGTGTGGCGGAGGCTACTTTGCGGCAGCAGGCACGGGATCGCGACCCGGAAGCAATGTACAGTCTTGCCCAGATCCTGCTGGAAAGCCGGGATGAGGATGAAACAGCGGCGGAGGCGCTCTACTATCTGGAGCAGGCCGCCCTGGCCGGGCATCTCCACGCCGCTGCCGAGGCGGGCAGCGCCCATGCCAGCGGCTATGGCACGGAGCGTGACGAAGCGAGGGCGGTGGCTTGGTGGCGCTATGGAGCCAGCCGCGGCCAACTCCGCGCTCAGGGCTGCCTCATGGTGGCGGCGCTGCTGGGGCGCGGCATGGAAGCCGATCCCGTCGAGGCGGCGCGCTGGGCGATCCTGCGCGAGAGCCAGCATCGCGGCCCCTTTGTCATCCAGCCCGGCCTTGCAGCTTTCGAACGTCAGTTGTCGCCGGAAAGCTTCACGCGCGCCCGTCAGTGGGCGGCGCGTCCTGTCGAAGTGGCACCCGTGCCATCCTTGATGCCGAAGCCGGCGCGTTCCAGGCCCGCGAAGCTGGCGGCGGGGGAGGAGTTCGCACCCGATATCGGGCGGGAGGAAAGCGCCCTACCGTCGCGGCCTGCCTATCGCTACGCCGTCGCCCAGACGGCAGCAGAAGACAGAATTCGGAAAACCGGAAGCGGCTTCGCCGTGGCGCCGCATCTCATCGTCACCAACTGGCATGTGGTGAATGGCTGCCGGCAGGTTTCGGTCCAGGCCGGGCTGGCGGAACTGGCCGGTGCCAAGCTGCGCGGCCGCAACGAGGAACTCGATCTTGCCTTGGTCGATGTGCCGGGGCTGAACCGCCCGTCATTGGCGATCGCCACGGATGTTCGCCCGGGCACCCCAGTGGCGGCGATGGGCTTTCCAGGCATGAACGTGAAGACGCGAGAACCCACAGTGACCGGCGGCAATGTCAGCGCCATCGGTGTGGGTGAGAATGATGGCTGGATCCAGTACACCTCGCCGACCCAGCCCGGCAACAGCGGCGGGGCCCTGCTGGACATGTCGGGCCGGGTCGTTGGCATGCCGGTGGGGCAGGCTGATGCCATCCTGTCGCTGCTGCGGAACGGCACCCTGCCGCAGAACGTCAACCTGGCTATCGCGCCGCGGCTGCTGCGGCGCTTCCTGCGCGACTACGATCTTCCACTGACTGAGGCATCCGCTTTCGCCGATGCGGCGAGTCAGCCTCGCAACCTCGCTGACCTCATGGAGGAGACAGGCCGCTCCGTGGTCCGGGTGCTTTGCTACGGCGATCCGCCCAAGGCCCCGAGGAGCAGGACCGCCAGGGCGGCCACACCGTCGCCGACGCCGGTACATCCCTGGCAAGCGCCCCAGCCACGCACCCGCATGACCAGTGACGAGGCAAGGAGAGAATGA